One region of Streptococcus salivarius genomic DNA includes:
- a CDS encoding citrate synthase, whose translation MTTVEINGLKDMIACNTRISSIIDDHLSYSGYDISEFMENKASFEEVIYLLWNGHLPTQMELKYFEAELRKNYDISDAVEQCILIQSRPHLHPMSVLRSTVSLLGVYNVDAEERSMEAIYQQSIELMAKLPTIITTFARLRTGKMPLKPREDLGFAANFLYMLNGVEPSEIEIEAMNKALILHADHELNASTFAARVCASTLTDIYSCVTTAIGALKGPLHGGANERVFDMLKEIRESGDVNAYLQEKLDSKEKIMGFGHRVYKKQDPREIFLRDMAKKLTEGTENEEFFNMSQEIEEFMKEKKGLIPNVDFYSATVYHTLGIDSDIFTLIFAMSRVAGWIAHIQEQQKNNKLIRPRSQYIGQENMTYIPLEKR comes from the coding sequence ATGACAACAGTTGAAATTAATGGACTTAAGGATATGATTGCCTGTAATACTAGGATTTCATCTATTATCGATGACCATTTATCGTATTCGGGATATGATATTTCCGAGTTTATGGAAAATAAAGCGTCTTTTGAGGAAGTGATTTATCTCTTGTGGAATGGTCATCTTCCTACGCAAATGGAACTTAAGTATTTTGAAGCTGAGTTGCGTAAGAACTATGATATTTCTGATGCTGTAGAACAATGCATTCTTATCCAGTCTCGTCCACATTTGCACCCAATGAGTGTTTTACGTTCAACAGTCTCCCTTCTTGGGGTTTACAATGTGGACGCCGAGGAAAGATCCATGGAGGCAATTTATCAGCAAAGTATTGAATTGATGGCTAAATTGCCTACAATTATTACGACTTTTGCACGCTTACGTACTGGTAAAATGCCCCTCAAACCAAGAGAAGATTTAGGTTTTGCTGCTAATTTTCTCTACATGCTGAATGGTGTTGAACCTTCTGAAATTGAAATTGAAGCTATGAATAAGGCTTTAATTCTTCATGCTGATCATGAGTTGAATGCCTCAACTTTTGCAGCGCGTGTTTGTGCTTCAACCCTGACAGATATCTATTCTTGTGTTACAACAGCTATTGGTGCTCTAAAAGGTCCCTTGCATGGTGGTGCTAATGAACGCGTCTTTGATATGCTTAAAGAAATCCGTGAATCTGGTGATGTTAATGCTTACTTGCAGGAAAAACTAGACTCTAAAGAGAAAATCATGGGATTTGGACACCGTGTATACAAGAAACAGGATCCTCGTGAAATTTTCTTAAGAGATATGGCTAAAAAGTTGACAGAGGGTACTGAGAATGAAGAATTCTTTAACATGTCTCAAGAAATTGAAGAATTCATGAAAGAAAAGAAGGGATTGATTCCCAATGTGGACTTCTATTCAGCCACCGTATACCATACTCTAGGAATCGACAGTGATATCTTCACACTTATCTTTGCTATGAGTCGTGTTGCCGGCTGGATTGCTCATATTCAAGAGCAGCAAAAAAATAACAAATTGATTCGTCCACGCTCACAGTACATCGGACAAGAAAATATGACCTATATTCCTTTAGAAAAACGCTAG
- the acnA gene encoding aconitate hydratase AcnA, whose product MQEYCSNLTVNGKTFSFYDLEKAAKSHDVKVGELPYTIRILLESLLRKKDGVDVKESHISDLMKFPNFPTVSEVPFKPSRVILQDFTGVPVVVDLASMRDAIVANGGKAEFINPEIPVDLVIDHSVQVDSYGCDTALEDNINLEFKRNNERYEFLKWAEQSFENYRAVPPATGIIHQVNIEFLSDVIIEKDGLLYPDSMFGTDSHTTMINGIGVLGWGVGGIEAEAAMLGEASYFPIPEVIGVHLTGELPKIATATDLALKITQVLRSENVVGKFVEYFGPGLKSLSLADRATVANMAPEYGATCGYFPIDDETLNYMRLTNRDEEHIQVTEAYTKANHLFYDPSKEAKYTKIVEIDLSSIKPSISGPKRPQDLILLSDAKQEFQDAVVREAGVRGFGLDKEELAKTANVDFEDHSETIQTGHVAIAAITSCTNTSNPYVLMAAGLLAKKAVEKGLKVSPTVKTSLAPGSKVVTGYLKASGLQTYLDKLGFNLVGYGCTTCIGNSGDLRPEVAKAIVDTDLLASAVLSGNRNFEGRINPLVKANFLASPPLVVAYALAGNTNIDLTTEPLGFDDNGQAVYLEDVMPSREEIETYVDKYVTRQLFQDEYAYVFSDSEKWNAIPTEQSQNYKWNQNSTYIQNPPYFDALGDDLSIKPLKDLKVLAKFGDTVTTDHISPAGNIARNSPAARYLTENGVDYQEFNSYGSRRGNHEVMMRGTFANIRIKNELADGKIGGYTKYDGDILPIYDAAMKYKEANQGTLVIAGKDYGMGSSRDWAAKGANLLGVKVVLAESFERIHRSNLVMMGILPVQFMEGENAESLGLTGQETFSFDLSENPGVHDVITVTASTPEQTKTFKALVRFDADADIRYYKNGGILPMVVRKKLKGA is encoded by the coding sequence ATGCAAGAATACTGTTCAAATCTAACTGTAAATGGTAAGACATTCTCTTTCTATGATCTCGAAAAAGCAGCAAAATCTCATGATGTTAAGGTCGGAGAACTACCTTATACCATTCGAATACTACTTGAAAGTCTCCTCCGAAAAAAAGATGGCGTCGATGTTAAGGAATCTCACATTTCTGACCTGATGAAATTTCCGAATTTTCCGACAGTTTCCGAAGTGCCTTTTAAACCAAGTCGTGTTATCTTACAAGATTTTACAGGAGTTCCTGTTGTTGTTGATTTAGCTTCAATGCGTGATGCTATAGTGGCTAATGGTGGTAAAGCCGAATTTATTAATCCCGAGATTCCAGTAGATTTGGTCATCGACCACTCTGTCCAAGTAGATTCATATGGATGTGATACTGCTCTTGAAGATAATATCAATCTAGAGTTTAAACGTAATAACGAGCGCTATGAGTTTCTTAAGTGGGCTGAACAGTCTTTTGAAAATTATCGTGCGGTTCCACCAGCAACAGGGATTATTCACCAGGTTAATATTGAATTTTTGAGCGATGTCATTATTGAAAAAGATGGGTTACTCTATCCTGATTCTATGTTTGGTACAGATAGTCACACGACTATGATTAATGGTATTGGCGTTCTTGGTTGGGGTGTTGGAGGAATCGAAGCTGAAGCAGCTATGCTCGGTGAAGCATCTTATTTCCCAATTCCAGAGGTTATTGGTGTACATCTGACAGGAGAGTTGCCTAAAATTGCAACGGCAACAGATTTGGCTCTCAAGATTACTCAGGTGCTTCGTTCTGAAAATGTGGTTGGTAAATTTGTTGAGTACTTTGGACCTGGCTTGAAGAGTTTATCTCTAGCTGACCGTGCTACAGTTGCTAATATGGCACCAGAATATGGTGCGACTTGTGGTTATTTTCCTATTGATGACGAGACTCTTAACTACATGCGTTTAACTAACCGTGATGAGGAACATATCCAAGTCACCGAAGCCTATACGAAAGCCAATCATCTTTTCTATGATCCAAGTAAAGAAGCCAAGTATACTAAGATTGTTGAAATTGATTTGTCATCTATTAAACCTTCTATCTCAGGTCCTAAACGTCCACAAGATTTGATTCTCTTATCAGATGCTAAGCAAGAATTTCAAGATGCAGTGGTACGAGAAGCAGGTGTCCGTGGTTTTGGTTTGGATAAGGAAGAGTTAGCAAAAACTGCAAACGTTGACTTTGAGGATCATTCAGAAACAATTCAAACAGGTCATGTGGCCATTGCAGCTATCACATCATGTACCAATACTTCAAATCCTTACGTTCTTATGGCAGCCGGTCTTTTAGCTAAAAAAGCGGTTGAGAAAGGATTAAAAGTATCTCCAACAGTGAAGACATCTTTGGCACCAGGTTCTAAGGTTGTTACTGGTTATCTCAAAGCTTCAGGCTTACAAACCTATCTAGATAAGCTTGGCTTTAACTTGGTAGGTTACGGTTGTACAACCTGTATTGGGAACTCAGGAGACTTACGTCCTGAGGTGGCTAAGGCTATTGTAGACACTGATTTATTAGCGAGTGCCGTTTTGTCAGGAAATCGTAATTTTGAAGGGCGTATTAATCCACTTGTTAAAGCGAATTTCTTGGCTAGCCCACCATTGGTTGTTGCTTATGCCTTAGCTGGTAACACGAATATTGATTTGACAACTGAACCTTTAGGTTTTGACGACAATGGTCAAGCTGTTTATTTAGAGGATGTTATGCCATCTCGTGAAGAAATTGAGACTTATGTTGATAAATACGTCACTCGTCAACTTTTCCAAGATGAATATGCTTATGTCTTTTCTGATAGCGAGAAGTGGAATGCCATTCCTACTGAACAAAGTCAAAATTATAAATGGAATCAAAACTCTACCTATATTCAAAACCCACCTTACTTTGATGCTTTAGGAGATGATTTGAGCATTAAACCATTGAAAGATTTGAAGGTTTTGGCTAAATTCGGAGATACGGTTACAACAGACCATATTTCTCCGGCAGGTAATATTGCCAGAAATAGTCCAGCAGCTCGTTATTTGACTGAGAATGGTGTTGATTATCAAGAATTCAATTCTTATGGTAGCCGTCGTGGTAATCATGAAGTCATGATGCGAGGAACCTTTGCTAATATTCGTATCAAGAATGAGCTAGCAGATGGAAAAATTGGTGGATATACTAAATATGATGGCGACATTCTACCTATATATGATGCTGCTATGAAATATAAAGAAGCTAATCAAGGTACGCTTGTAATTGCCGGTAAGGATTATGGTATGGGCTCAAGTCGAGACTGGGCTGCTAAAGGTGCAAATCTCCTTGGTGTAAAAGTAGTGCTTGCTGAGAGTTTTGAGCGTATTCACCGTTCAAATCTCGTTATGATGGGGATTTTACCAGTCCAATTTATGGAAGGAGAAAATGCTGAAAGTCTTGGATTGACAGGACAGGAGACCTTTAGCTTTGACCTTTCAGAAAATCCAGGTGTCCATGATGTTATCACTGTTACAGCTTCAACACCTGAACAAACCAAAACTTTTAAAGCCTTGGTACGCTTCGATGCAGATGCTGATATTCGCTACTATAAAAATGGTGGTATCTTGCCAATGGTTGTAAGAAAAAAATTGAAGGGAGCCTAA
- a CDS encoding phosphocarrier protein HPr yields the protein MASKDFHIVAETGIHARPATLLVQTASKFASDITLDYKGKAVNLKSIMGVMSLGVGQGADVTISAEGADADDAIAAIAETMTKEGLA from the coding sequence ATGGCTTCTAAAGATTTCCACATTGTTGCAGAAACAGGTATCCACGCACGTCCAGCTACTTTGCTTGTTCAAACAGCTAGCAAATTTGCTTCAGATATCACTCTTGACTACAAAGGTAAAGCAGTTAACCTTAAATCTATCATGGGTGTTATGAGCCTTGGTGTTGGTCAAGGTGCTGACGTAACTATCTCTGCAGAAGGTGCTGATGCTGATGACGCAATCGCAGCAATCGCAGAAACAATGACAAAAGAAGGATTGGCATAA
- a CDS encoding esterase family protein, with protein MNIEHLSHWSGQLNREMYVNRYGHAGIPVVVFASSGGSHNEYSDFGMIDACARFIEEGRVQFFTLSSVDSESWLCDWKNPHDRAEMHRAYERYVIEEAIPFIKHKTGWFDPMMTTGCSMGAYHALNFFLQHPDVFNKVVALSGVYDARFFVGEFGGDEAIYQNSPSDYIWNQNDGWFIDRYRQAEIIVCTGLGAWEQDGLPSYYKLKEAFEQKNIPAWFSEWGHDVAHDWEWWRKQMPYFLDNMNL; from the coding sequence ATGAATATCGAACATCTTAGCCACTGGAGTGGTCAACTTAACCGTGAAATGTATGTTAACCGTTACGGGCACGCTGGTATCCCTGTTGTGGTTTTTGCCTCATCAGGTGGTAGCCATAACGAATACTCTGACTTTGGTATGATTGATGCTTGTGCACGTTTTATCGAAGAAGGACGCGTACAATTCTTTACACTTTCAAGTGTGGATAGTGAAAGCTGGCTTTGTGATTGGAAAAACCCACATGATCGTGCTGAAATGCATCGCGCTTATGAACGTTATGTTATTGAAGAAGCTATTCCATTTATCAAACACAAAACTGGTTGGTTTGATCCAATGATGACAACAGGTTGTTCAATGGGGGCATACCATGCGCTTAATTTCTTCTTGCAACACCCTGATGTTTTCAATAAAGTAGTAGCCCTTAGTGGTGTCTACGATGCTCGTTTCTTTGTGGGTGAGTTTGGAGGGGACGAAGCTATTTACCAAAATTCCCCATCAGATTATATCTGGAACCAAAATGATGGTTGGTTTATCGACCGCTACCGTCAAGCTGAGATCATCGTATGTACAGGTCTTGGTGCTTGGGAACAAGATGGTCTTCCATCTTACTATAAACTCAAGGAAGCCTTTGAACAAAAGAATATTCCAGCTTGGTTCTCTGAGTGGGGTCATGATGTCGCTCACGATTGGGAATGGTGGCGTAAACAAATGCCTTATTTCCTTGACAATATGAACCTATAA
- the ptsP gene encoding phosphoenolpyruvate--protein phosphotransferase has protein sequence MTEMLKGIAASDGVAVAKAYLLVQPDLSFETVTVEDTSAEEARLDAALAASQDELSVIREKAVESLGEEAAAVFDAHLMVLADPEMTGQIKETIRAKQVNAEAALTEVTDMFIAIFEGMEDNPYMQERAADIRDVTKRVLANLLGKKLPNPATINEESIVVAHDLTPSDTAQLNKKYVKAFVTNIGGRTSHSAIMARTLEIAAVLGTNNITELVKDGDILAVSGITGEVVINPTEEQIAEFKAAGEAYAKQKAEWALLKDAQTVTADGKHFELAANIGTPKDVEGVNDNGAEAVGLYRTEFLYMDSQDFPTEDDQYEAYKAVLEGMNGKPVVVRTMDIGGDKELPYFDLPKEMNPFLGYRALRISISETGNQMFRTQLRALLRASVHGKLRIMFPMVALLTEFRTAKGILEEEKAKLVAEGVAVADDIEVGIMIEIPAAAMLADQFAKEVDFFSIGTNDLIQYTMAADRMNEQVSYLYQPYNPSILRLINNVIKAAHAEGKWAGMCGEMAGDQTAVPLLVGMGLDEFSMSATSVLRTRSLMKKLDTAKMEEYANRALTECSTMEEVLELSKEYVNVD, from the coding sequence ATGACAGAAATGCTTAAAGGAATCGCAGCATCTGATGGTGTTGCAGTTGCTAAGGCATATCTGCTTGTTCAACCGGACTTGTCATTTGAAACTGTAACAGTTGAAGATACAAGTGCAGAAGAGGCTCGTCTAGATGCTGCTCTAGCGGCGTCACAAGACGAGCTTTCTGTTATCCGTGAAAAAGCAGTTGAAAGCCTTGGTGAAGAAGCGGCAGCCGTTTTTGATGCTCACTTGATGGTTCTTGCTGACCCAGAAATGACTGGTCAAATTAAAGAAACTATCCGTGCTAAACAAGTTAATGCTGAAGCTGCTTTGACAGAAGTAACAGACATGTTTATCGCTATTTTTGAAGGTATGGAAGACAACCCATACATGCAAGAACGTGCAGCGGATATTCGTGACGTTACAAAACGTGTGCTTGCTAACTTGCTTGGTAAGAAATTGCCTAACCCAGCAACAATCAATGAAGAATCAATCGTTGTTGCTCATGACTTGACACCATCTGATACAGCTCAGTTGAACAAAAAGTACGTAAAAGCTTTTGTTACTAATATCGGTGGACGTACTAGTCACTCTGCAATCATGGCTCGTACACTTGAAATCGCAGCCGTTCTTGGTACAAATAACATCACAGAACTTGTCAAAGATGGCGACATTTTGGCGGTTTCAGGTATTACTGGTGAAGTTGTTATCAATCCTACTGAAGAGCAAATTGCTGAGTTTAAAGCAGCTGGTGAAGCTTACGCTAAACAAAAAGCTGAATGGGCTCTCCTTAAAGATGCTCAAACAGTTACTGCTGATGGAAAACATTTCGAATTGGCTGCTAACATCGGTACACCTAAAGACGTTGAAGGTGTAAATGATAACGGTGCAGAAGCTGTTGGTCTCTATCGTACAGAATTCTTGTATATGGATTCTCAAGACTTCCCAACTGAAGATGACCAATATGAAGCATACAAAGCAGTTCTTGAAGGTATGAACGGTAAACCTGTTGTCGTTCGTACAATGGATATCGGTGGGGATAAAGAACTCCCTTACTTCGATCTTCCTAAAGAAATGAACCCATTCTTGGGTTACCGTGCTTTGCGTATTTCTATCTCTGAAACTGGTAACCAAATGTTCCGTACACAATTGCGTGCGTTGCTTCGTGCATCTGTTCACGGTAAATTGCGTATCATGTTCCCAATGGTTGCTTTGTTGACTGAGTTCCGTACTGCTAAAGGTATTCTTGAAGAAGAAAAAGCTAAATTGGTTGCTGAAGGTGTTGCCGTTGCAGATGATATCGAAGTAGGTATCATGATTGAAATCCCTGCTGCAGCTATGCTTGCTGACCAATTTGCTAAAGAAGTTGATTTCTTCTCAATTGGTACAAACGACCTTATCCAATACACTATGGCTGCTGACCGTATGAACGAACAAGTTTCATACCTTTACCAACCATATAACCCATCAATCCTTCGTTTGATTAACAATGTTATCAAAGCGGCTCATGCTGAAGGTAAATGGGCTGGTATGTGTGGTGAAATGGCCGGTGACCAAACTGCTGTTCCACTTCTTGTCGGAATGGGCTTGGATGAGTTCTCAATGTCAGCGACATCTGTTCTTCGTACACGTAGCTTGATGAAGAAACTTGACACAGCTAAAATGGAAGAATACGCTAACCGTGCGCTTACTGAATGTTCAACAATGGAAGAAGTTCTTGAACTTTCAAAAGAATACGTTAACGTAGACTAA
- the icd gene encoding NADP-dependent isocitrate dehydrogenase: MAEKIVMKNGQLQVSNRPIIPFIEGDGVGHDIWKNAQAIFDKAVEVAYEGKRHIEWQELLAGKKAYDKTGEWLPKETLEAIRESLVAIKGPLETPVGGGIRSLNVALRQELDLYACVRPVRYFDGVASPLKEPEKTNITIFRENTEDIYAGIEWEEGTADVKRVIEFLQTEMNVNKIRFPESSSIGIKPISIEGSKRLIRSAIDYALKNNLKKVTLVHKGNIQKFTEGGFRKWGYEVAQEDYKEELLAGRLEINDIIADNFLQQILLNPEKFDVVALTNLNGDYASDALAAQVGGIGISPGANINYQTGHAIFEATHGTAPDIADQDKANPCSVLLSGCMLLDYIGWTEAALLITSAIEKTFKADIFTADLAFGKQAYSTSAFSNQILSIM; the protein is encoded by the coding sequence ATGGCAGAAAAAATCGTAATGAAAAATGGACAGCTTCAAGTTTCTAATCGTCCAATTATCCCTTTTATTGAAGGGGATGGTGTTGGACATGATATCTGGAAGAATGCCCAAGCAATCTTTGATAAAGCAGTAGAAGTAGCCTATGAAGGAAAGCGTCATATTGAGTGGCAAGAGCTTCTAGCCGGTAAAAAGGCTTATGACAAAACAGGTGAATGGTTGCCGAAAGAAACTTTGGAAGCTATTCGAGAAAGTTTAGTAGCTATTAAGGGACCGCTTGAGACGCCAGTAGGTGGTGGTATTCGTTCTTTAAATGTAGCTTTACGTCAAGAACTTGATCTCTATGCTTGTGTTAGACCTGTTCGTTACTTTGACGGAGTAGCAAGCCCACTTAAGGAACCAGAAAAAACAAATATTACTATCTTCCGTGAAAATACCGAAGATATTTATGCGGGGATTGAATGGGAAGAAGGAACGGCAGATGTCAAGCGCGTGATTGAGTTTCTCCAGACAGAAATGAATGTTAATAAAATTCGCTTCCCAGAATCAAGTAGTATCGGAATCAAGCCAATTTCAATAGAAGGAAGTAAACGTCTCATTCGCTCGGCTATCGACTATGCTCTCAAGAACAATCTAAAGAAAGTGACATTGGTTCATAAAGGGAATATTCAAAAATTCACAGAAGGTGGCTTCCGTAAATGGGGTTATGAAGTAGCTCAGGAAGACTATAAAGAAGAATTGCTGGCTGGTCGTTTAGAGATTAATGATATAATCGCTGATAACTTTCTCCAACAGATTCTTTTAAATCCAGAAAAATTTGATGTTGTTGCCTTAACCAACTTGAATGGTGATTATGCCAGTGATGCCTTGGCTGCACAAGTTGGTGGTATCGGCATCTCCCCTGGAGCCAACATTAACTATCAAACAGGCCATGCTATTTTTGAAGCAACACATGGAACAGCTCCGGATATTGCAGATCAAGATAAGGCTAATCCTTGCTCAGTTTTATTATCTGGCTGCATGCTTCTAGATTATATTGGTTGGACTGAGGCAGCTCTACTGATTACAAGTGCTATTGAGAAGACATTTAAAGCTGATATCTTTACAGCTGACTTAGCATTTGGGAAACAAGCTTATTCAACGAGTGCATTTAGCAATCAAATTCTTTCAATTATGTGA
- a CDS encoding NADP-dependent glyceraldehyde-3-phosphate dehydrogenase, producing the protein MAKQYKNYVNGEWKTSENEITIYAPANGEELGSVPAMSQAEVDEVYAAAKAALPAWRALSYAERAAYLHKAADILERDAEKIGQVLSKEISKGLKSAIGEVVRTAEIIHYAAEEGLRLEGEVLEGGAFDAGSKKKIAVVRREPVGLVLAISPFNYPVNLAGSKIAPALIAGDVVAFKPPTQGSISGLLLVEAFVEAGIPAGVLNSITGRGSVIGDYIVEHKAVDFINFTGSTPVGENIGRLAAMRPIMLELGGKDAAIVLEDADLDLTAKNIVAGAFDYSGQRCTAIKRVLVMDSVADELVEKVTALVGNITVGMPEESASVTPLIDTKAADFVQGLIDDAVEQGATAKTELKREGNLIYPAVFDHVTTDMRLAWEEPFGPVLPFIRVSSVEEAIKISNESEFGLQGAVFTQDYPRAFAIAEQLEVGTVHINNKTQRGTDNFPFLGVKGSGAGTQGVKYSIEAMTRVKSTVFDIANY; encoded by the coding sequence TTGGCTAAACAATACAAAAACTATGTCAATGGTGAGTGGAAAACATCTGAAAACGAAATTACTATTTACGCACCTGCAAACGGTGAGGAACTTGGATCAGTTCCAGCGATGAGCCAAGCTGAAGTAGACGAAGTCTACGCAGCAGCTAAAGCAGCACTTCCAGCATGGCGTGCGCTTTCATATGCTGAACGTGCAGCTTACCTTCATAAAGCAGCAGATATCTTGGAACGTGATGCAGAAAAAATCGGACAAGTTCTTTCTAAAGAAATCTCTAAAGGTTTGAAATCTGCAATCGGTGAGGTTGTTCGTACTGCTGAAATCATCCACTATGCAGCTGAAGAAGGTTTGCGTTTGGAAGGTGAAGTGCTTGAAGGTGGTGCATTTGACGCTGGTAGCAAGAAAAAAATCGCTGTTGTTCGTCGCGAACCAGTAGGTCTTGTCCTTGCTATCTCTCCATTTAACTACCCAGTAAACTTGGCTGGTTCTAAAATTGCTCCTGCCTTGATTGCTGGTGACGTTGTTGCCTTCAAACCACCAACACAAGGTTCTATCTCAGGTCTTCTTTTGGTTGAAGCATTTGTTGAAGCTGGTATCCCTGCAGGTGTCTTGAACTCTATCACAGGTCGTGGTTCTGTTATCGGTGACTACATCGTTGAACACAAAGCAGTTGATTTCATCAACTTCACAGGTTCAACACCAGTTGGTGAAAACATCGGTCGTTTGGCAGCTATGCGTCCAATCATGCTTGAACTTGGTGGTAAAGATGCCGCTATCGTTCTTGAAGATGCTGACCTTGACTTGACTGCTAAAAACATTGTTGCTGGTGCTTTTGACTATTCAGGTCAACGTTGTACAGCTATCAAACGTGTCCTTGTAATGGATAGCGTTGCAGATGAATTGGTAGAAAAAGTAACTGCTTTGGTAGGTAATATCACTGTTGGTATGCCTGAAGAAAGCGCAAGCGTTACACCACTTATCGATACAAAAGCTGCTGACTTCGTTCAAGGTTTGATTGATGATGCAGTTGAACAAGGTGCTACTGCTAAAACTGAATTGAAACGTGAAGGGAACCTTATCTACCCAGCAGTCTTTGACCATGTAACAACTGATATGCGTCTTGCTTGGGAAGAACCATTTGGTCCAGTATTGCCATTCATCCGTGTATCTTCAGTTGAAGAAGCAATCAAGATTTCTAACGAATCTGAATTTGGACTTCAAGGTGCTGTCTTCACACAAGACTACCCACGTGCATTTGCAATTGCTGAACAACTTGAAGTTGGTACAGTTCACATCAACAACAAAACACAACGTGGTACAGACAACTTCCCATTCCTTGGTGTTAAAGGATCTGGTGCCGGAACTCAAGGTGTGAAATACTCTATCGAAGCTATGACTCGTGTGAAATCAACAGTATTTGATATCGCAAACTACTAA
- a CDS encoding alpha/beta hydrolase — translation MNKSYFYLVMKTHELEVPYTGQLRRVRVLLPKNYETDTDRSYPVVYFHDGQNVLYSKESFSGYSWKIIPTIKRNPDISRMIVVAIDNDGPGRMNEYSAWKYQESNIPGVQFGGKGVEYAEFVMDVVKPFIDKEYRTLIDRQHTAMIGSSLGGNITQFMGLDYKEQIGCLGVFSSANWLHQDAFDRYMSRQKLDSDQRVYIYVGTEEADDTDKTLMAGNIKQAYIDSSLSYYHDLIARGVDLENIKIHIQSGAEHNEEAWAENLPDCFRFFAEKWD, via the coding sequence ATGAATAAATCTTATTTTTACTTGGTTATGAAGACGCATGAGTTAGAGGTACCATACACTGGTCAACTTCGTCGTGTGCGTGTTCTTCTACCTAAGAACTATGAAACGGATACAGATCGTTCTTACCCTGTCGTGTATTTCCATGATGGTCAGAATGTTCTTTATAGTAAGGAGTCGTTTTCTGGCTATTCTTGGAAGATTATCCCAACAATCAAGCGTAATCCTGATATTTCGCGCATGATTGTTGTAGCCATTGATAATGATGGTCCTGGCCGTATGAATGAGTATTCTGCGTGGAAGTACCAAGAATCTAATATCCCTGGTGTCCAGTTCGGAGGTAAGGGTGTAGAGTATGCAGAGTTTGTCATGGATGTGGTTAAACCCTTTATTGATAAGGAATACCGTACCCTCATTGACCGTCAGCATACAGCTATGATTGGTTCATCTCTCGGTGGTAATATTACTCAGTTTATGGGGCTTGATTATAAGGAGCAGATTGGTTGTCTTGGGGTATTTTCTTCAGCTAACTGGTTGCATCAGGATGCTTTTGATCGTTACATGTCGCGTCAAAAGCTCGATTCAGATCAACGTGTCTACATATATGTAGGAACTGAGGAAGCTGATGATACTGACAAGACCTTGATGGCTGGTAATATTAAGCAGGCTTATATAGACTCTTCATTGAGCTATTATCATGATTTGATTGCTCGTGGGGTTGATTTGGAAAATATCAAGATTCACATTCAATCTGGTGCTGAACACAATGAAGAAGCTTGGGCCGAGAATTTACCAGACTGTTTTCGCTTTTTCGCTGAAAAATGGGACTAG